A DNA window from Cognatiyoonia koreensis contains the following coding sequences:
- a CDS encoding sulfotransferase, whose translation MVDYTLVYIGPIGFSGSTLLDVALAQGDDVFSMGEVFQIAEWMRENHLCTCRKPIGECAFWPGVLKDITPNALATPAGIGREDLRARTISTDEETSRYVAAHWDLIDRVAEASGARLIIDGSKHLWRLKLLADARPDKIKFIQLCRDPLAVMQSAKIPKARLAVSSTAMTKPSSGLRTLTKWILSHRAARQFADQNRIPRLSVSYDRLTHEPEKSLSAICDWIGMSYDPAMLTLKTPDLHNIAGSRWRLTKDQSTISPASDTGRNSLISKTATALAGLSR comes from the coding sequence ATGGTTGACTATACGTTAGTCTACATTGGCCCAATCGGATTTAGCGGTTCGACTTTGCTGGATGTCGCCTTGGCCCAAGGCGATGATGTATTTAGTATGGGCGAGGTCTTTCAGATCGCTGAGTGGATGCGCGAAAACCACCTTTGCACCTGTCGCAAACCTATTGGCGAATGCGCCTTCTGGCCAGGTGTCTTGAAAGACATCACGCCAAACGCGTTGGCGACACCGGCAGGCATCGGGCGTGAGGATTTAAGAGCACGTACCATCTCAACAGATGAAGAAACATCGCGATACGTCGCAGCGCATTGGGATCTCATAGATAGGGTCGCCGAAGCTTCTGGTGCTCGATTGATTATTGATGGGTCAAAGCATCTTTGGCGATTGAAGCTTTTGGCCGATGCGAGGCCGGACAAGATCAAGTTCATCCAGCTTTGTCGCGATCCTTTGGCCGTGATGCAATCAGCGAAGATACCAAAGGCGCGATTAGCTGTTTCGAGCACTGCGATGACCAAACCAAGTTCTGGCTTGCGAACGCTTACAAAGTGGATTTTGTCGCATCGTGCAGCTCGCCAGTTTGCTGATCAAAATAGGATTCCACGATTATCTGTGTCGTACGACAGGCTGACACACGAGCCAGAAAAGTCCTTATCGGCAATTTGTGACTGGATCGGCATGTCCTACGATCCTGCAATGTTAACGCTCAAAACCCCGGACCTTCACAATATTGCTGGAAGTCGGTGGCGACTGACCAAGGATCAATCCACGATCTCTCCCGCGTCAGATACGGGTCGGAACAGCTTGATTTCTAAGACTGCGACGGCTCTGGCGGGTCTTTCTCGATGA
- a CDS encoding glycosyltransferase family 2 protein, whose protein sequence is MTAPLFSLILCTVASDRRVAEIERLLSSLMQQSCSDFEVVVVDQNDEFDLSILLAPFQDKLSIHHITSPKGLSRSRNRGMAVATGQFFAFPDDDCWYAPDVLSRVAAFFANNPSSAGLHGKGSDPQTGLDMARFDKRKMDMTRETAFEMSVSCAMFYRSGAIRDVGGFDETLGLGSGTRWRGCEDYDLPIRLVDLGHSIHYDPTLVIYHPCPAVSYDSATIARAKDQSPSFGYLLGKHGYAKRVALAKLGRPLGGVVLSMLSGKFGKARFHLAALIGRANGYLAGRRERTPD, encoded by the coding sequence ATGACTGCACCTCTATTCAGTCTCATCTTGTGTACGGTAGCTTCAGACCGGCGCGTGGCGGAAATAGAACGGCTGCTCTCTTCGTTGATGCAGCAATCCTGCAGCGACTTTGAAGTTGTCGTCGTAGACCAAAACGATGAGTTTGACCTGTCAATCCTATTGGCACCGTTTCAGGACAAACTGAGCATACATCATATAACGTCGCCAAAGGGGCTGTCTCGCTCGCGCAATCGCGGCATGGCTGTTGCGACAGGCCAGTTCTTCGCATTTCCGGACGACGATTGCTGGTACGCACCAGATGTACTTTCGCGGGTCGCAGCTTTCTTCGCAAATAACCCAAGCTCTGCGGGTCTTCACGGAAAAGGGTCCGATCCGCAAACAGGTTTGGACATGGCCCGTTTTGACAAACGGAAAATGGATATGACCCGGGAGACTGCTTTCGAGATGTCGGTATCCTGTGCAATGTTCTATAGGTCTGGTGCTATCCGTGATGTTGGCGGCTTTGACGAAACGCTGGGACTTGGCAGTGGAACGCGCTGGCGTGGCTGCGAAGACTACGACCTTCCAATTCGCCTAGTTGATCTTGGCCATAGCATTCATTACGACCCAACGCTTGTTATCTATCACCCTTGCCCTGCTGTTAGCTATGACAGTGCTACAATCGCAAGGGCGAAAGACCAATCGCCAAGTTTTGGGTACCTCTTGGGAAAGCACGGCTATGCCAAGAGGGTCGCTTTGGCGAAACTTGGGCGACCGCTGGGCGGCGTTGTTTTGTCGATGTTGTCAGGTAAGTTCGGAAAGGCACGTTTCCACTTGGCAGCACTCATCGGACGCGCAAATGGCTATCTAGCCGGTCGCAGAGAAAGGACACCAGACTGA
- a CDS encoding O-antigen ligase family protein: MMMALTFSIAFSQVVEMQVSIGGPTVSLDELPLLACAGILLLSGKIGRVSGLLLAFGLIELGVRSIYPLVNGQIVPLISEVIKLVILLAVYGTLANNAKDDVDSSFALLARYWVILAVISAGVILLQSADLLPKQALVQGSIKTFPRPTGIQNDPNFAANSLALAVLFLKMLRLRPLYQNGLIGLMLIAIFLTESRMGLVLAVFILTYWWLISWRISSLKAVRSRVLGTLCIIAVVAVGSFTLAQSDRNFRVFERFSSIVATLEATTLLSLERTRGLQRESAQERLILAYAGYRVWRDNKLIGVGQDRIAQELRITAGIEKSTHNGYIDRMMIGGVFGILFVGFVAYLLLLSTRLRLRQSKNHTILGVKVLLPTVCIASMLLNVSFWPVLTMLAACLASQNVSLRIRRSAPAAQLV; this comes from the coding sequence ATGATGATGGCGCTCACGTTCTCGATCGCGTTCAGCCAAGTCGTTGAAATGCAGGTCAGCATCGGCGGCCCTACCGTCTCTCTTGACGAACTGCCACTGCTCGCCTGCGCTGGCATCCTTTTGCTGTCCGGAAAGATCGGGCGGGTGTCGGGACTACTGCTTGCTTTCGGGTTAATCGAATTGGGAGTCCGGTCGATCTACCCGCTCGTAAACGGGCAAATAGTGCCTCTGATCTCGGAAGTAATTAAGCTCGTCATTCTGTTGGCTGTTTACGGGACCTTGGCGAATAATGCCAAAGACGATGTGGATAGTTCGTTTGCCCTGTTAGCGCGATACTGGGTAATTCTCGCTGTCATCAGTGCGGGTGTCATTCTGCTTCAGTCTGCAGATCTGTTGCCAAAGCAAGCGCTGGTCCAAGGATCCATCAAGACATTCCCACGGCCCACAGGTATCCAGAACGACCCGAATTTTGCCGCGAACTCACTTGCCTTAGCGGTCTTGTTTCTCAAAATGTTGCGATTGAGACCGCTTTATCAGAACGGGTTGATCGGTCTGATGCTGATAGCAATATTCCTGACCGAGTCACGTATGGGGCTAGTTCTTGCGGTCTTTATTCTGACGTACTGGTGGTTGATCAGTTGGCGAATATCGAGCCTCAAAGCTGTACGATCGCGAGTCCTTGGCACGCTTTGCATTATCGCGGTGGTTGCCGTCGGGTCATTCACTCTCGCCCAAAGCGATCGCAACTTCAGGGTATTTGAACGCTTCTCATCAATAGTTGCAACGCTTGAGGCAACGACACTCCTTAGCCTCGAACGCACCCGCGGGCTGCAACGGGAATCCGCTCAGGAACGTCTCATCCTTGCGTATGCAGGATACCGGGTCTGGCGAGACAACAAATTAATTGGCGTTGGTCAGGATAGGATCGCGCAGGAATTGCGGATTACCGCCGGCATCGAAAAATCGACGCATAACGGATACATCGACCGAATGATGATTGGCGGTGTGTTTGGAATTTTGTTCGTGGGATTCGTGGCCTATCTGCTGCTTTTGTCGACCCGCCTCCGCTTACGGCAGTCGAAAAATCACACCATCTTAGGCGTGAAAGTACTGCTTCCAACCGTATGTATTGCGTCAATGCTGTTGAACGTATCGTTCTGGCCGGTACTTACGATGCTCGCAGCGTGTCTTGCGTCACAGAATGTCAGCTTGCGTATCAGGCGATCGGCACCAGCCGCTCAATTGGTGTAG
- a CDS encoding polysaccharide biosynthesis tyrosine autokinase, whose product MSDSITSKQPIAGANATGSEKSDTEILDLGELLAALWRGKWTIAFVTIIAISIAAYYVFSLATPLYRATTVVILETNQDQIVDLQSVVGGISGDTTEVNSEVEVLRARDLMGKVVDRLDLVNDPEFNKALQPETVFERAETYVRELIGLPEQRVILPAEQAVVRKRDGVVTRLLDKVTIRNVPLSLVFQITVETESAEKSALIADTIVELYILNQIEVKFEATEQATTWLSNRVSELQLELEEAEAAVKDFSASTDLVSIEGLQGLERQIKELRDRIGSAEAARVTAQARLTSLENAVTVDDKVRIANDTQLSRFAQRAESDDAIRTAFDTRFGLVVDRARLELLRADQQLAALLASEMELDAQLERQGEDLIKLQQLTREAEASRLLYEYFLTRLKETSAQQGIQQADSRILSHAIIPNAPAEPRKPLILVLSTILGLLVGAAWVLYREARNNSFRTARDLEAFTGYTVMGQIPLIPARRRIKVLTYLAEKPTSAAAEAVRNLRTSVMLSNVDNPPKIIVSTSSIPGEGKTTNSLALAQNLLGLGKSVLLVEGDIRRRTLNEYFQDMPKKGIVSVLAGDITLEEAVYRPESFGADVLAGDKSSLNAADLFSSDKFKALIQEMRAKYDVIIIDTPPVLVVPDARIISQVADAILFSVKWDSTNRQLVEEAMRLFHNSNQRITGLVLSQISEKGMKRYGYGGKYGSYSAYGTKYYTN is encoded by the coding sequence ATGTCAGACAGCATAACGAGCAAGCAGCCCATTGCAGGGGCAAACGCAACTGGTTCCGAAAAATCCGACACGGAAATTCTTGACCTTGGCGAATTGCTTGCTGCGCTTTGGCGGGGCAAGTGGACGATCGCGTTTGTCACAATCATCGCGATCTCCATTGCTGCATATTACGTATTTTCACTTGCCACGCCGCTGTATCGCGCCACAACAGTTGTCATCCTCGAAACCAATCAGGATCAGATCGTCGATCTGCAAAGTGTAGTAGGCGGAATCTCCGGTGATACGACGGAAGTTAATTCCGAGGTCGAGGTACTGCGTGCCCGCGATCTTATGGGAAAGGTCGTCGATCGTCTGGATTTGGTGAACGACCCGGAATTCAACAAGGCGCTTCAGCCTGAAACCGTGTTCGAACGTGCAGAAACATATGTTCGCGAATTGATCGGACTGCCCGAGCAGCGTGTCATTCTTCCCGCAGAGCAGGCTGTGGTACGCAAACGCGATGGCGTGGTGACCCGCCTTCTCGACAAGGTTACAATTCGGAACGTGCCGCTCAGCCTCGTGTTCCAGATTACGGTCGAAACGGAGTCTGCCGAAAAATCAGCCCTGATCGCCGATACGATTGTCGAACTCTATATCCTCAACCAGATCGAAGTGAAATTCGAAGCAACCGAACAGGCCACGACCTGGCTTAGCAACAGGGTCTCCGAGCTTCAGCTTGAACTTGAAGAGGCGGAGGCGGCGGTCAAGGACTTCAGTGCATCTACCGACCTTGTGTCGATCGAAGGGTTGCAGGGATTAGAGCGCCAGATAAAGGAGCTGCGTGATCGGATCGGATCCGCCGAAGCAGCGCGCGTCACGGCTCAGGCACGATTGACCAGCCTCGAAAACGCCGTAACTGTTGACGACAAGGTTCGAATTGCGAATGACACGCAGCTTTCCAGATTCGCGCAAAGGGCCGAGTCCGACGATGCAATTCGGACTGCATTCGATACTCGTTTCGGTCTTGTCGTTGATCGTGCTCGGTTGGAACTCCTAAGGGCGGATCAGCAACTTGCCGCGTTGCTTGCATCAGAGATGGAACTCGATGCGCAGTTAGAGCGACAAGGTGAAGACCTTATCAAGCTTCAGCAGCTTACCCGCGAGGCTGAGGCAAGCCGTTTGCTTTACGAGTACTTCCTAACCCGGCTGAAGGAAACTTCTGCACAGCAAGGTATTCAGCAAGCAGACAGCCGCATCCTTTCTCACGCCATCATCCCAAATGCTCCAGCCGAACCACGCAAGCCACTGATCCTAGTACTATCGACAATCCTCGGGCTATTGGTTGGGGCGGCTTGGGTTCTCTACCGCGAGGCGCGCAACAACAGTTTCCGCACAGCGCGTGATCTGGAAGCGTTCACAGGCTATACCGTGATGGGGCAAATTCCGCTTATTCCGGCTCGCCGTCGCATCAAGGTGCTGACGTATCTTGCGGAAAAACCCACCTCTGCGGCTGCAGAAGCCGTGCGAAACCTTCGCACGTCTGTCATGCTGTCAAACGTCGACAATCCACCGAAAATCATTGTCTCGACCTCTTCCATCCCGGGTGAAGGAAAGACGACCAATTCGCTTGCCCTCGCGCAAAACCTCCTCGGGCTTGGCAAATCTGTACTTCTTGTAGAAGGCGACATCCGTCGACGAACATTGAACGAGTATTTTCAGGATATGCCCAAGAAAGGTATCGTTTCTGTTCTTGCCGGGGACATCACGCTTGAAGAAGCGGTTTATCGCCCTGAAAGTTTCGGTGCTGACGTGCTCGCCGGCGACAAATCCTCACTCAACGCTGCCGACTTGTTCTCGTCTGATAAATTCAAAGCCCTGATACAAGAGATGAGGGCGAAATACGATGTAATCATCATAGATACTCCGCCCGTTTTGGTTGTGCCTGATGCGAGGATCATTTCACAAGTTGCTGACGCAATCCTGTTTTCTGTCAAATGGGACAGCACAAATCGGCAGCTGGTCGAAGAGGCTATGCGACTCTTTCATAACTCAAATCAGCGCATTACCGGTCTGGTTCTCAGCCAGATTAGCGAAAAGGGTATGAAGCGCTATGGATATGGCGGTAAGTACGGAAGCTACTCCGCTTACGGAACGAAGTACTACACCAATTGA
- a CDS encoding sugar transferase: MKHENSDSLSATGEFYVAQAAGQGDGFYTAFGKRAFDIVFAILLLPFLIPVIFMLWVLTVRDGGVGFYGHERIGKNGVRFQCWKIRSMVANAEEKLTTYLKDNPEAAAEWASSQKLTTDPRVTRFGRILRSTSLDELPQIWNVLKGEMSFVGPRPVIADELLRYRHGKATYLSLTPGITGLWQTSGRNDTSYDERVRFDILYSHQISFRLDCLLIIKTASAIFGRTGR, encoded by the coding sequence TTGAAACACGAGAACAGCGATTCCTTGTCCGCAACTGGCGAATTCTATGTCGCGCAAGCTGCAGGGCAGGGTGATGGTTTCTACACGGCTTTCGGTAAACGGGCGTTCGACATCGTGTTTGCGATACTCCTGCTACCATTTCTTATTCCTGTGATTTTCATGCTTTGGGTGTTGACCGTTCGGGATGGCGGTGTTGGCTTTTATGGTCATGAACGCATCGGCAAGAACGGTGTGCGCTTTCAATGCTGGAAGATCCGCTCGATGGTTGCCAATGCAGAAGAGAAGCTGACGACTTATCTAAAGGACAATCCCGAAGCTGCAGCTGAATGGGCGAGTTCGCAGAAACTTACAACCGACCCGCGCGTCACGCGTTTCGGCCGCATTCTACGCTCAACCAGCTTGGATGAACTTCCACAAATTTGGAATGTCCTCAAAGGAGAGATGAGCTTTGTCGGACCGCGGCCTGTTATCGCGGATGAACTGCTCCGGTACCGGCATGGAAAAGCGACGTACCTGTCACTGACGCCCGGCATAACCGGCCTTTGGCAGACATCTGGACGCAACGACACAAGCTATGATGAGCGCGTACGGTTCGACATTCTTTACAGTCACCAGATTTCGTTTCGTCTGGATTGTCTCCTTATCATAAAGACCGCCAGCGCGATCTTTGGTCGGACCGGACGATAA
- a CDS encoding sulfatase-like hydrolase/transferase, producing MSNLALIYIDDLFTYRLFRNTFGQPIQTPNLDKLCETATVFNAAYAFIPICGPSRASAMTGWSPFESGVHSNHGQEWYQFIPTRDNLSSVIKRAGHYVVHAGKIMHGYYPQPVHQQRQMHHEVMPRGLFFPTQAAPEDREVYFESPLGIEGIEGHDKDFYDYRVAQYGIDALERLPEDKPWTVMLGFQHPHTRYIAPKWCYERYDRTLIEEPTSWALGDLPRPTTYAEQFMGDGTVWPGKDFEAWQHHVRAYLACITHVDHHIGRFLDALEASGKDKDTAVVVVSDHGYHVGDHDVWGKFTLWEEAARTPLIVKMPGQTKGSEVDEPVTLMDIFPTCLDLIGEDIPARIQSQSLRPLLPDQPGEYEKRGALSSVYGATGIRAGDYRYILYPNGDEEIYNVVADPQQSKNLIDEAELIADMRNRLVVESARNGLFHTSDVLPPIAEALQYALQAGASVHGGTGDDSYFLWEGADVEIKDDGGNDTIYLGGWQGDTTYTLPDGIENLFLAVKRAPTMPEIHLNNLDNRVDGPQRSYVGYGYGGNDIMTGPNKSTLYGGHGDDEVHVSGPEAVGYGDDGNDTLTARSGAGIYGGAGDDHLSIIIGESSAYGGTGDDQLYGGENADTLDGGSGDDYLDGGMGDDLIIGGPGRDTMFGGQGKDTLISLGDDIMSGGQGKDTFIIGRAGSCQITDWEIGEEINLTAWNATPEYRQITDHSILMWHKGRSVMVNSAAKITISDLEASVVIDT from the coding sequence GTGTCTAATCTTGCACTGATCTACATTGACGATCTGTTCACGTATCGCCTGTTCAGGAATACGTTTGGTCAGCCCATCCAAACCCCGAACCTCGACAAGCTTTGCGAAACCGCGACGGTATTCAACGCAGCCTACGCCTTTATCCCTATTTGCGGTCCGTCGCGTGCATCTGCAATGACAGGCTGGAGCCCGTTTGAATCCGGTGTCCATTCCAACCATGGGCAGGAATGGTATCAGTTCATCCCGACGCGAGATAACCTGTCATCCGTCATCAAACGGGCAGGGCATTACGTTGTCCATGCGGGCAAGATCATGCACGGCTATTACCCGCAGCCCGTTCATCAGCAGCGGCAAATGCACCACGAAGTCATGCCGCGGGGGCTTTTCTTTCCGACGCAGGCCGCGCCGGAAGATCGCGAGGTCTATTTTGAATCGCCTCTCGGGATCGAGGGGATCGAAGGACATGATAAAGACTTTTATGACTATCGCGTGGCGCAATATGGGATCGACGCGCTGGAGCGTCTACCCGAAGATAAACCTTGGACGGTCATGTTGGGGTTCCAGCATCCTCATACCCGCTACATCGCGCCCAAGTGGTGTTACGAACGCTATGACCGCACGCTGATAGAAGAACCGACCAGCTGGGCGCTTGGTGATTTGCCGCGGCCGACCACCTATGCGGAACAGTTCATGGGCGACGGCACCGTCTGGCCTGGCAAAGATTTCGAGGCGTGGCAGCACCACGTGCGTGCCTATCTGGCCTGCATCACCCATGTCGATCATCACATCGGCCGTTTTCTGGACGCGCTGGAAGCCAGCGGCAAGGACAAGGATACAGCTGTCGTTGTTGTGTCAGATCACGGTTACCACGTCGGTGATCACGATGTTTGGGGCAAGTTCACGCTTTGGGAAGAAGCGGCGCGTACACCGCTGATCGTGAAGATGCCCGGTCAGACCAAAGGCAGCGAAGTCGACGAACCCGTCACCCTGATGGACATTTTTCCAACATGTCTTGATCTGATTGGCGAAGACATTCCGGCACGCATTCAATCGCAATCCCTGCGCCCCTTGTTGCCTGACCAGCCCGGCGAATACGAAAAACGCGGGGCCTTGTCGTCAGTCTATGGCGCGACTGGTATTCGTGCCGGGGATTACCGCTATATTCTCTATCCCAATGGCGACGAAGAAATTTACAACGTCGTGGCCGATCCGCAGCAGTCAAAGAACCTGATCGACGAGGCGGAATTGATTGCAGACATGCGCAACCGACTGGTGGTCGAAAGCGCGCGCAACGGGCTTTTCCACACGTCCGACGTGCTGCCGCCGATTGCCGAGGCGCTGCAATATGCACTGCAGGCCGGCGCAAGCGTGCATGGCGGCACGGGCGACGATTCCTATTTTCTGTGGGAAGGTGCCGACGTCGAAATCAAGGACGATGGCGGTAACGACACGATCTATCTGGGCGGCTGGCAGGGCGATACGACTTATACGCTTCCAGACGGGATCGAAAACCTGTTCCTTGCCGTCAAGCGTGCGCCGACGATGCCGGAAATCCACCTTAACAATCTTGATAACCGCGTGGACGGACCGCAGCGGTCTTACGTTGGCTATGGCTATGGTGGCAACGATATCATGACGGGTCCGAACAAATCGACGCTTTACGGTGGGCATGGCGATGACGAAGTTCACGTCAGCGGCCCCGAGGCCGTCGGATATGGTGATGACGGTAACGACACGCTGACCGCACGCTCGGGCGCGGGCATCTATGGTGGAGCCGGGGACGATCATCTCAGCATCATCATCGGTGAGTCGTCTGCGTATGGCGGCACCGGTGACGACCAGCTTTATGGCGGCGAAAACGCGGACACGCTGGATGGCGGGTCTGGTGACGACTATCTTGATGGGGGCATGGGGGATGACTTGATCATCGGCGGTCCGGGGCGCGATACAATGTTCGGTGGTCAGGGCAAGGATACGCTGATATCCCTAGGCGATGACATCATGAGCGGGGGACAGGGCAAGGACACGTTCATCATCGGACGTGCCGGTTCCTGCCAGATCACGGATTGGGAGATCGGTGAAGAAATCAATCTGACCGCATGGAATGCTACGCCAGAGTACCGCCAGATTACGGATCATTCGATCCTGATGTGGCACAAGGGTCGATCCGTTATGGTGAATTCAGCAGCAAAGATCACGATATCCGATCTTGAAGCTTCTGTCGTGATCGACACCTGA
- a CDS encoding monovalent cation/H+ antiporter subunit A gives MSLFLIVALPFLGALLPGLMYQAGRQACASVTFTVTLAAFIGLLTNLPAVWSGQVVQAGVDWIPSLGLNVTFMLDGLGFFFALLILGIGLLIITYARYYLAREDNMGEFFTYLLLFQGAMVGIVLSDNILLLLVFWELTSLSSFLLIGYWKHLPAGRQGARMALTVTGMGGLAMIGGMLILGQIVGSYDLSVILQNREIIQESPLYLPALILILMGCFTKSAQFPFHFWLPHAMAAPTPVSAYLHSATMVKAGIFLMARMWPVLSGTPEWFYIVTTAGLITMVLGAVIALFKHDLKALLAFSTVSHLGLITMLLGTGTAFGAFAAVFHILNHATFKAALFMSAGIIDHETKTRDIRTLGGLRFLMPITFVIATLAALSMAGIPFLNGFLSKEMMLEEMEHTYLFGPEWLVPALATFGSLFSAAYCFRLISHTFLGPRRKPESYPAKPHDPSFGMWGPPALLVVLVVIIGSAPFLVEDFVKLVTASVLGLAAEVPDKHIKIWHGLVPALYMSIIAVIGGLAVLALFTPLSKAWEATPRPEAKTIFDAVIAAFVKLARVLTHPLHDGAFSRYASIFAITVIGAGYFAWSTGTTGMATRVMQPPDPVAIAGWLMLVAATLGLVFLHRNRLLALILIGIVGLMVSVGFVYFSAPDLAMTQITVEVVTIILLLLALNFLPNRTPIESSVLRRTRDGIIAVAGGLGAMALSYHYLLRDAVATPISEFHLANSYKGGGGTNVVNVILVDFRGFDTYGEIIVLGIAALLIFALTETLLSSNVRARLLNRLPDQPRAGDRHPMMMVVLTRVLMPVVLLVGFYVFLRGHNEPGGGFIAGLVVSIGVVMQYMASGYKWANDRLRYPYHGIIGAGVLVAGFTGIGSWFVSKPFLTSDFTYVRIPPFQEFELATAALFDVGVFLAVVGAVMLSLDSFSRLARTAETEDPEHPMDIDPSRKDTQEAN, from the coding sequence GTGTCCCTCTTCCTTATCGTTGCCTTGCCCTTTTTGGGCGCGTTGCTTCCCGGATTGATGTATCAGGCCGGACGTCAGGCCTGTGCTTCAGTCACGTTCACCGTCACGCTCGCCGCGTTCATCGGATTGCTGACCAATCTCCCGGCAGTTTGGTCGGGACAGGTCGTGCAGGCCGGGGTCGACTGGATACCGTCGCTGGGGCTGAACGTAACGTTCATGCTGGATGGACTTGGGTTCTTTTTCGCGCTGCTGATCCTGGGGATCGGCCTTCTGATTATCACCTACGCACGCTATTACCTTGCCCGCGAAGACAACATGGGCGAATTCTTTACCTATCTGCTGTTGTTTCAGGGCGCGATGGTGGGGATTGTCCTATCGGACAACATCCTGCTTTTATTGGTATTCTGGGAGCTGACGTCGCTTTCTTCCTTCCTATTGATTGGGTATTGGAAACATCTGCCTGCTGGTCGCCAAGGTGCCCGAATGGCGCTGACCGTGACAGGCATGGGTGGGCTGGCCATGATTGGCGGGATGCTGATCCTTGGGCAGATCGTCGGGAGCTATGACCTGTCGGTCATACTGCAAAATCGCGAAATCATTCAGGAATCGCCGCTTTACCTTCCAGCGCTTATCTTGATCCTGATGGGTTGCTTCACGAAATCCGCGCAGTTTCCGTTCCATTTCTGGCTGCCGCATGCGATGGCAGCACCGACACCTGTTTCGGCCTATTTGCACTCTGCAACCATGGTAAAAGCGGGGATCTTCTTGATGGCCCGAATGTGGCCCGTTCTTTCAGGGACGCCGGAATGGTTTTATATTGTAACGACCGCTGGGCTCATCACGATGGTGCTGGGTGCGGTCATTGCGCTGTTTAAGCATGATCTGAAAGCGCTGCTTGCCTTTTCAACGGTCAGCCATTTGGGGCTGATAACCATGTTGCTGGGAACCGGCACCGCCTTCGGCGCGTTTGCCGCCGTATTTCACATTTTGAACCATGCAACGTTTAAAGCCGCGCTCTTTATGTCAGCCGGGATCATCGATCACGAAACGAAAACCCGCGATATTCGGACTCTTGGAGGTCTACGTTTCCTTATGCCGATCACCTTTGTGATCGCAACGTTGGCCGCGCTTTCCATGGCGGGGATACCTTTCCTGAACGGATTCCTGTCCAAGGAAATGATGCTAGAAGAAATGGAACATACATACCTCTTCGGTCCCGAATGGCTTGTTCCAGCACTCGCGACATTCGGTTCTCTGTTTTCTGCAGCTTACTGTTTCCGATTGATTTCTCACACATTTCTTGGGCCGCGGCGGAAACCTGAAAGCTATCCCGCCAAACCGCACGATCCCAGTTTTGGCATGTGGGGCCCTCCTGCCCTTCTCGTCGTACTTGTGGTGATCATCGGCTCTGCGCCGTTCCTTGTCGAAGATTTCGTCAAGCTGGTTACGGCATCCGTCCTTGGCCTCGCAGCTGAGGTGCCAGACAAGCACATCAAGATCTGGCACGGTCTTGTGCCAGCGCTTTACATGTCGATCATTGCGGTGATCGGCGGTCTTGCGGTGCTGGCGCTGTTCACGCCGCTGTCAAAGGCATGGGAGGCAACGCCAAGGCCCGAAGCAAAAACGATCTTTGACGCTGTCATTGCTGCGTTTGTAAAGCTTGCCCGCGTCCTGACGCATCCGCTGCATGATGGCGCGTTCTCGCGATATGCGTCAATCTTTGCCATCACCGTAATCGGAGCGGGCTATTTTGCTTGGTCGACAGGCACCACGGGCATGGCCACGCGCGTAATGCAGCCGCCAGATCCGGTAGCCATTGCGGGCTGGCTGATGCTTGTGGCAGCCACACTTGGCCTTGTTTTTCTACATCGCAATCGTCTTCTGGCGTTGATCCTCATCGGTATCGTCGGATTGATGGTTTCAGTTGGTTTTGTGTACTTCAGCGCGCCGGACCTTGCGATGACCCAAATCACGGTCGAGGTGGTGACAATCATCCTGTTACTACTTGCGCTTAATTTCCTACCCAACCGCACGCCGATCGAAAGCAGCGTCCTGCGCAGAACGCGCGACGGGATCATCGCCGTCGCAGGCGGTCTTGGTGCGATGGCATTGTCGTATCACTATCTACTGCGCGATGCCGTCGCGACACCAATCAGCGAATTCCACCTTGCGAATTCCTACAAAGGCGGCGGCGGGACGAATGTAGTGAACGTGATCCTCGTTGATTTCCGTGGCTTTGATACCTATGGGGAGATAATCGTCCTTGGGATTGCTGCCCTGCTGATCTTTGCGCTGACAGAAACTCTGCTTAGCAGCAATGTTCGCGCCAGATTGCTGAACCGCCTGCCGGACCAGCCGCGTGCAGGCGACCGGCATCCAATGATGATGGTTGTTTTGACCCGCGTGCTGATGCCCGTCGTCCTGCTTGTCGGATTCTACGTTTTTCTGCGGGGTCACAACGAACCGGGCGGTGGTTTCATCGCAGGCCTGGTCGTGTCGATTGGCGTGGTGATGCAATACATGGCCTCTGGCTACAAATGGGCGAATGACAGGCTGCGCTATCCATATCATGGAATTATCGGTGCCGGCGTTCTGGTGGCCGGTTTCACGGGTATCGGGTCATGGTTCGTGTCCAAACCATTCCTGACATCCGATTTCACATACGTCCGTATCCCGCCATTCCAGGAATTCGAACTTGCCACTGCGGCGCTTTTCGATGTGGGCGTATTCCTTGCGGTTGTGGGCGCGGTGATGCTGTCGCTTGATAGTTTCTCGCGGCTTGCCCGCACAGCAGAAACAGAAGATCCCGAACACCCGATGGATATCGACCCATCCCGCAAAGACACGCAGGAGGCAAACTGA